The DNA region CAGATCGTCCTTGTCGCGCTCGAACATCCGGTTGAAGGAGTCGTCGGAGCCGGCCTCCAGGTAGGCCTCGATGGACCCGCGGAGCTCACGCTTGCTGAGCGGGCGCCTGGTACCCAGCAGGCACAGCGCCAGGTTCATCAGCCGTTCGGCCTTGGCAATCGCCATCCGCGCCCTTTCTGTACGTGCGCTACGACGCCCGACCGTACCGCTCCGGGGTGTCCGGACCAAAGCGAGGGCCCGCGCCTTGCGGCACGGGCCCTCGGCGCTGTCACCCGGCGTCTCAGACGCCGACCAGGTCGCAGACGAAGATCAGTGTCTCGCCCGGGGCGATGCGGCCGCCACCGGCGCCGGCGTCGCCGTACGCGAGGTGCGCGGGGATGGTCAGCTGCCGGCGGCCGCCGACCTTCATGCCCTGCACGCCCTGGTCCCAGCCCGCGATGACCTGGCCGGCGCCCAGCTGGAAACGCAGCGGGGTGCCGCGGTTCCACGAGGCGTCGAACTCCTCACCGGTGGAGAAGGCCACGCCGACGTAGTGCACGGAGACGGTCTGGCCCTTCTCGGCCACCGGTCCGTCGCCTTCCCAGATGTCCTTGACGTCCAGGCCGGCCGGCGGCTCGCCACCCGGGAAGTCGATCTCGGGCTTCTCGATGCTCACTGACTCTGCTCCTCTGCGTGGTGAACTGGGCAACCGGGACAGTCTTACATCTTCTCCAGGATGTCCACGGACCATACGAGCGTGGATCCGGCGGGGATGGTC from Streptomyces sp. NBC_01754 includes:
- a CDS encoding FKBP-type peptidyl-prolyl cis-trans isomerase produces the protein MSIEKPEIDFPGGEPPAGLDVKDIWEGDGPVAEKGQTVSVHYVGVAFSTGEEFDASWNRGTPLRFQLGAGQVIAGWDQGVQGMKVGGRRQLTIPAHLAYGDAGAGGGRIAPGETLIFVCDLVGV